ATAACACCCACACTTAGGGCCCAATCTTTGCTCTCAATCTTAATGTATGTGTACAGACACTTGAATAAATGATAAGTTATCGCTGTGCCATCAAAGGTAATAAATGTGGACTACCATGCGTTACTCAACTGCTCCAATATACATGTTcattatgcaaaaaaatgcttCTTTACAGCATCTACTTCAATAAACACCTGCCTATGAAAATGTGTTAAATCAATGCATTTCTCTCGTGTATGTTATCTTgttttgtttcaattaaattTTGGGGTCATGTTGAATGCTTGCTTTAATAGAGCAATATGTCTGGCTAATATTTGGATAACATTTGTAAGAACTAAAATTTGTAATACATACTGTATTAGCCAGTActctcactggccactttattaggtacacctgtacatctacttaatcatgcaattatctaatcagccaatcgagtggcagcagtgcagtgtataaaatcatgcacatACGAGACattagcttcagttaatgttcacatcaaccatcagactgGGGAAAAAGtttttaatctcagtgatttagaccgtgggatgattgttggtgccagatgggctggtttgagtatttctgtaactaatgatttcctggaattttcatgtgcaacagtctctagagtatatagagcagtgtttcccaaacttttttctgcCGCGGCACATTTTTAATGAATagaaaattctacggcacaccactatcccacataagctaaccatcatcaatatttttcctatttgtccatcttagtagtgtgtttacttgtaatgtctgaaatttggctatgcaaaaaacaaacaaaaaaacacacaagtcACATAGTtaggctacgctgtgtgaggtcacagatggcaagagcgctaaatgggtaatgaaaaaacaaccaattttctttttttctcatttttagaTTTGcacttgcaatgccacaacaaagtacaaggatgcaaactcatgaggggtgaaaaaggTAAGAAAATCACTGGTCCATGAAATTGTTTTCTGGGGATATTTGTTTAAAGAATAAGCAAAAAgaaccaattccagctattttagtgattctagtttattcaagtttacaattgtgcagaattagctgcaaaataaagagtattttggtgaggcttgcttgtgtttcacaaattttttcaattttattaactgattagtttaattaacccttctggaaatgtcactaggtggcaacaaatgagcatcttatgtgctatgagtgagtcagtgaatcattttgagtcattcatgactgaaatctaccaagagactttatagtgtttaagcattaaaagaacaaagcagatctatagcattcagtctgagcattatttttcatccaaaaggATAACAATAATAGTGAGATTCAATAatgtccttaccttctcctttattaaaacttacatggctacaaatctactgacttcagtataaggattttaaacacaaagcagatctacagtatcattttcctacagtagcctatttaaacttatcagaaaagaccacaataatagacaaataataataattttgagtttcaataacattCTTTCGTAACTGTAAAGctcatttcacatgagttgagtcgaggcgtcaacGCTCCGTTCAACTCTTGTCAAGTgtcgcattgccctccacatgttGACATACAGTTGCAGagagcgtcacagaggggcgattttacgagtctGACACGTAAAAAAGCGGGAggtcttcacaaatttggacagttttgaaatatttcttgttgcttagttctCTCAAAGGTATATTGGGGTTATTGGTGAAACCATTGCCTGTCGTAGGTCAGttaaggatcactactttattttaataatgtgaaatatcagGATAATAATAGAGGGAATTATTTCATTCTTTCATCACatacccagtgggtcagaagtttccatacactttgatagtatttttggttgaattgcttttaaattgtttaacttcagTCAAGCGTTTTGAgtagccttctacaagcttctcacaataagttgctggaattctggcccattcctacagacagaactggtgtaactgagtcaggtttgtaggcctccttgctcgcacacaccttttcagttctgcccagacATTTtcaattggattgaggtcagggctttgtgatggccactccagtaacttgactttgttgtccttaagccattttgccacaaatttggaggtatgcttgggggtcattgtccattacATGATGCTGCCTCCCCTATGCTACAAGGTTGAGatatgttcttcggcttgcaagcctcaccctttttcctccaaacataacaatggacaTTAtggttaaaatgttacatttttgtttaattagaccagaggaaatttctccaaagagtaagctctttgtccccatgtgcacttgcaaagtgTAGTCTGGTTTTTtgatggcagttttggagcaatggcttcatccttgctgagcagtgaaggttatgtcaatattggacttgttttactgtggatacagATACTtgttacctgtttcctccagcatcttcagaaggtcctttgctgttgttctgggattgatttgcactttccgcaccaaaatacattaatctctaggagacagaattctacatatacagtatacagtactgtgcaaaagtacttaagatgtttcacaaaaacatttgtcttaagatggttatttacatCTTCAGCTTTAATAGGAAAAGTAAATTTTAGACTCCcagacattacttttgcaaatagaaaagattagaatagaagaacagggcgcTCTGCTAGAGATGACATTGCCCAACAgggccccccactgaacattgagtcagtctgtgATTACATGAAGAGGCAGAATcagttgagacagcctaaatagattgaaGGACTGTGAAGCTTGGTAtatcttatctgccaacaaccatgaaaatctgtgtccaggtgtacttaggagaattggggctgttttaaaggcaaatgtggccccaccaaatatttatttagctttttatgtttactggactttgtatgatgttaattgataaatgaaaactatttatggcattatttttgaagacatcttcactatgcaacatttttcaaaagtgcctaaaacttttgcacagtactttatATTTATTCCATGTTTaaaatctccttttttttttttttttttttttttaataatgtaatatcgaattaaattaatttagctCCTGCACTGACTTGAAACTAGTTTCAAGCATTGATTAAAGGTGCATTGATAGGTTATGATAAAGCAATGAACCACAATAAATGTCTTTTATAACATACTGTCAATTAACACATTACTTTTATAGCCTTACTTGGTCTCTAAAACAGTTCATTCTCATAGTGTTCAAATTCATAATTACTAGTAATTAACAAAAAAGCACTACAGTACTGTTTTCAACATGTAACATATGAATGCCTTATTAGACTCTGATGTACTGTGGAAAACCATGAAATTGCCATGTACGAGCATATGATaaacattcagtaccatggtatacacATCAAAGGACCATCTGAAATCATACAGTACACTTAATAGTACGCTGATAcaattttgcacaatattctgtCGCCCTCTGTAGGCCAATAAAGGTAACCGCAACAGACTGTCTAAACGGAATAATGTCTGTATGTTTGAGAGAGACGCCTACTTTTATAAACAGAAGTAAAAGGAAAACAATTTGTAAAGAACAATTTGTGGATGAATAGCGGCTTGCGCAATCCTACGTTTGTACTCATTGTGCACTTGATGCTCAAGTATTTGGCGTGGTACTCCACATAAACAtgacagagattatttagcagagatgggccacttccttttaaatgaatgggagaaattggaacgcccaaccaagaggCTCTAGCGCCCAACGGACAACTGATGTAGAAAGAAAGttccgccttacagttaaaagagccaatcaccttttagatacagatatcacctgtcaatcatctcgagaacgcgcatgcgcattagctatacaagcagggaaaattgctttttttttatttattttttagcgtaatctgaggaAATGAAGCAAAAATTATAATACCAGCggtgtcagattttactgctgctttgaaatatgttcttttatcgtACTCTTGACAAACCGTTTTAGAGATtttggtgttcccccattcaaaaAGATAGGAGCTAACCTGGCATGACTGCAAATAGCCTCCCGAccgggagcgttccaaagatggccgccagtggactgacttgctagaaaccTTTGAACATGGGCGGTGTCTGCGTTCCTTGTCGCTCCGTATAGTTGACATACAGTTGACGCATCAAATAAACTGTGAGGCCGCTGTCGCCAAACCACGCCCCTGTACCTCTGAAGCCAATGTGAGTCGAGCATAACACAAGTAGGCGGGGTTTGGTGGTCGGGAACCTACAGTTGTTTTCATCGACTGTGTGGCGTCGCAGGTCGTGGAGAAGTGCACTCGCCGTTCACTATGCAGATGTAAACTAACAGCTGTCGATGAGGCCGCCGCGGACATACGACTTCGGTCCGGTTTAATCGTCACGGAGCCCTTTTATAAAGCGAACATCAGAGCATTGTAGCAGCGGTTTAAGTGTTTATTTTGTGGCCATGGAGGAGAAGAAGGAGGAGGGGGAAGCGGAGATCCAGGAACACGGACCCGAGCACTGGTTCTCCAAATGGGAGCGGCAATGCCTCGCCGAGGCCGAGCAGGAGGAACCGAGCGAGGAGGAGACCGAGCAGAGCCAACAAAAACTCTGGCATCTCTTCCAGAACTCCGCCACAGCTGTAGCGCAATTGTATAAAGGTGTGACATTTATATCGGAGAATCTCCATCGAGGTCTTGCTAGCTAACTGTGACACTGGCGAACAAAGGACACTAAGTGATAAGCTCAGCGGATAGCAACCCAAACTAAGTATAATATAATCAAACTAAGACTATGGGAGTTTTTAATAATTAGAGTGCATATTTAGTGTTTATTACGAGAGGGTTTCCTCTCTTTGGCTGTTTTGAAGGTCGGTGGCGTTTGAAGTATTAGCATTGATGCTAAGTGGCAGACGAGCGACATAAACTGGCACAAATCCGTTAATGTGTGGATAAAACCCACACACAAGACCTATTCCCGAACTATAGTCATTAACCAAACTGGTTATAGCGTGTAAACGGGTTTGTTGATATTTAAAGCTTCCCCAGCTGATTGTCTATCAGCAAAACAAAATGGCGAAGTGCAGGGAGGAGTTCGTCTCACGAAAATAACTAAATTTGTGACCAAACGCTCATTTGCTATTAACTCGAATATTATACGCGTTCGTAAAAGACATATACAGATACAAAAGACGTGACACGCACTGACACATATTGGTTTTCTTTAACAACCATATAGAATGCGAAACAAAATGGCGAAGGCAGGATTAGTAGGCTAAGTTCAAATAGTGTTATTGTGCCATTGCTGTAGCCGGCCTTTGTGTTCTAGTCGATGTCTGTTATGAACTAGACCAAACTTTAAAGCTGAGAGTATCTCCATGATTTAGACCTAAAATTTGAATAGGTGGAAAACGGTAAAATCAGAAACTCAAGCTAAACAACAAAATGGCGTAGAGTCCTGTAGCAACATTACAAATGTAGACGTCGTTAATTGAAGTCTGTATCTCAAATTTGAGTCGAGCTAACCATGTAGACGGCATTGTTGGGCACCATAACGTTCCAACAGCAtttttgaatgatgaccagaagTGTTGTCTAGCAAGGTAGCTCACTCTATTTAAAAACACAATATGTGGGCTTGTAAATAAGAGGTACTCATATATGTGAAGCTGATTGTAGTTTAGGTGTCTTGGGTGTTTTATTAGCTATGTTTAAAACAgctggaaagtgtgtgtgtgtctgtttctcaGATGGAAGTGAAGTATCTCCCTATGCAACATAAACATTTCCTGTCTTTTCTGTTAACTCCCTCAGATAGAGTATGCCAGCAACAGGGGCTATCTTTGTGGGTTCCCTTTCAAAATGCTGCAACTGCCGTCACTAACCTGTACAAAGGTGAGTTGAGAAACGTATTATGAACCTTTGTATAGGAGCTGGTGTAGTTTGAAGGGTTTAAGTCTTGAGTTTATCTCACTGCATTAGTATTGTGGCACCCTTGTACATAATATATTGTTCCGAGATGTGTTGGTGTATTTGcttaggcaagcatcactattgctgTTTGTCATACTTTGGATCAGGGATTTGAACAATATCAACTTGAAGAAATGTGTGCTTTTTACTTTCAAGCAATCAGATTTATGATTTTCACCTGTCAAAAAAGTCCAATAAACTTGCATTGAAGGTGGGACCAGAATCATAtaataggacttaaatataaTAAGGACATggagaaggttttttttttctcttttctccaaaaagcacatgcatTCAGGATAAATATAATCCAGAAggtttaatccttgtcttctgaagcgatccaatagaTTGTGGATgagaatagaaaaaaaatataactcctttttcattagTCTTTTTCACACTACATATgtatcaagcactaggaagtgtaattgagttcTCACCAAAAATCGATtaaatcactttagaagacattgattaaaccattggagttgtattgattacttttaggATGCCTTAAGGATTAGAAGTTTTGGtccccattcacatgcattgtatagacctacagagctgagatattcttctataaatctttgtgttcagcagaagacagaaagtgacCCATTTAGGatggcaaaagggtgagtaattgatgagaatttcaatttttgggtgaactattcttttaaaaaacacattGGCTTGATTTCCACAAGTTGAAGACAAGGATCATGGCTGACAGTGATCCTTCAAATTTACAAAGCTActtcaaaatacaattattttgttgttctccccttttttttttataatttaaagagtttattgtattaaaaattgtacatttaaatatgtttaggcCTAATTCAGAGCTTAGATTAGTTTAATTGCAGTTATGCAACTTTAAACCAGCATTGGATTGCAAGACTTGAATTATTGTTCAGAAATTACACTGTTCGATTGGGATAATGGCTGATGATGAGAATGATAATGAAGGATGCTGGGCAGGATGTTACATGTGTCAAATTGATTATTTGAATCACATTATTAGGAATGGGGAGGTGCTACATATTGACTTTTTGCTTCTGTTTGAGCTTTTACAGGCAAGTTTGATGTTTTGGAAGATGTGGTGTTCGATATCCCTGATAGTGTTCAGTGTGTTGTGTACGTGGAGCTGTAGTATTTTTCATGAGTTGCAATGTATCTAGATGATTAGTTACTTAATCATAGTAACAGCAAGCATTGACTTGCCCTTTGGAACTTTTATACAACATTTATAGGCTATGTTCATTGGTTGATAGTTAGATTGGCTGCTTAGTAGAGGTGGTGGAAAATGTATATGTTaaagtattgcaatatttttctTCACAATATTGTATTGATATTCATGTGTCAAATCAATATTGACAGTTTTCAACTTCGACCGCAGTCCCTTAGATGGTGCAGTTATTATGCTTTACTTCTGAGACAGAACTCCTTTAATGTCACCCAAAATATGGAAAATTTGTTGACAGCATGGATGCGTCGCAGACTATTCAAAATCTGCCTTTCACTCTCAATTCCATAGTTTTGCAATATTTTGGTTTGTCATTTTCATGTCCAAATAGGTCTCAAAGATCCggtaaaagcatttttttatgttgcacattaaagtccACATTCAGAAGGAAAGTGAACACTCTTTTGGTAATTAGTGCATTAGAGCTTTTCCAGTGCTCTGGTATTGTGTGTTATTGTGGGATGTGGTTGTTTGTCAAGCTCCAATATGACACTAAAGAAGCATAAAAGCACTATAAaactagtccatatgacttgtgcattatattcaaagtatcttgaagccatacaatagtttcGTAAATCGCAAAAGGAGTTGTGTAAAGTATATAAGTCTGCGTATGCAACATGCTATAGTGAATGAGAGCTGCTCTGTTGTTGACAATAGCATGTACTTGACTTGTGATTCACTGTTTGagtgctccacaactccatctcAGATGTTGATGCTTGATGGTTTGTTTCATGCATTTCAACTATTGAGAAGCATATTAAGACTATGAACTCGCCTACAGACAAAAACCTGAAGTTCTAAAGCCAgagtgttttaaaatgaaatataacattattatatttaacattaattacaatattatttaaattgactAATGTTACATCCTATCACAACTAaagtgaacaaaaaaagagatccacTTAAGAATCTATTCCACATTTCAGGTCAACATACATTGtggattttattaaaaaaataaatacttatttGAGGGTTAGGATTTTTTCTGTTCTCAAATAAATGgttcacattttaattatttcagacatttatattaatttaacaatgcatttagTAATTAGTTCTCTGACGTCCTATGAAAAACAGTATTTGTATAGTAATAGTAATTGTATCGGCAGTTACCTGGTGACTTTCACCCCTACTGTTTAGTAACAGGTTCCATATTAATGGGTAGTACattaattaaaagttttatttctttattattcttTTAAGTTGGACTCAGAACTAGCAATAAGTTTAATCAATGTATGTAGATGTTTTGGCCAAGGTAGGTGCACAAGTGTTCTTTCAGAAAACCCTCATATGTGGCTTTTTCTCCTAAAAAAAGTTGGATATTTTGTTATAGTCAGTAATTACCTGGTCACTTGGGATCTTGTATCTCAAATAATTTCTTGCACTTGGCTGTGATACATATCCCCTTCATCTCCAAATCTTGCAAGCATAGTTCATTTCAATCTAAGAACAGTCTGGAAATAGAAAACTTGTCAAAAGAAACAAATCATTGTGGCTGTCAGTTTTGGTGTAATCAGTTTATTTGATGCCCATTATATAGAATAAATTGAAagcaataattttaaataaagtagAACAGCAACTACTGTGGCAACTGCGTCAGATGTGGTGCTGATCTGATGGTTGTGGCGTTAAAGACATGCTTTGGAAGTTGATGTaaaatttttataattgtatttatttaaaacttaTTGTCATCAACATAGTCTTTTCTCAAAAATTCCTGTTTCACATTAAGATACTGCTCTTTGCTTAATGCCATattaaaattgttatctgaggAAATGGAAGCTTTTAAATTCAGGAACACTAAATTTAATTCAAATAGGCCTCAGTGCATTCTCAGCTACTTCTGTATGGGAATCAGTATTGTCCATGTGCTTATGTCAGGTTTTTTCATCTCCCTTCTAGAGAGTGTTGATGCCCATCAGCGGAGTTATGAATTGGGTATTCAGATTGGTCATCAGCGACGAAACAAAGATGTTCTGGCATGGGTGAAGAAGAGGAGGCGGACTATTCGACGTGAGGATCTTATAAGCTTCCTCTGTGGAAAAGTCCCACCGCCACGCAGCTCCAGGGCTCCACCAAGACTTGCAATGGTGTCGCCAAGCCGACCTGCATCCTCAGAGACAAGTTCATCTGTAGAAACAGACCTGCAGCCTTTCAGGGAGGCCATTGCCCTGCATGGTGAGTCTGTGATGACGTGCAGGAATTTCTTTGAACGTCCAGAATTAGTGGAACTGCACGATTGTGACAAAATTATTATTCTAGAATTACTTCATTGCTCTTTTATACATTAGTTCATCATATGCACTAATTTGAATGTCTCTGATTTGCCGTTGGATTCATGCACAAACTGGACATGTCTATGATTGGTTAGAATGCTCAAACAACACGTTACATAAAAAATTGTAATGCAATGGAAGTAGTCCTATATGgaatgctgtaattgacacttCACAAATAGTTAAATAAGGCAGCTGTGATTGCGGtctcaattattttaattgtgcaGTTCTAGTAGTGTATAGAGCGCAAATATGCCTGCCCATTTTATTTCAGCCTCTTGGTTCTGGTAGGATTTTCCATACATTTTTCTCCATAGGGATTTCGTGAAAGTACTTAAAGAggtgtaagccatgaaccaaaccaaccagcaacatttcaaactgttatTTTTAGACGGTATCATTAAAAATCACCTATGGAGAAAACGAATGGGATTTTTACTGCCAGAATCAGATGGATGTGCTTTATTGCCCTAAATTGAATGTACGTGGTTTATTAGGGGATGTGGTATTTGTTCCAGCCATTTATATGCTGTCTTTGTTTCTATGTGTGTCCCTTACCTCTTTAAGGTCTAAGTGGTGCCATGGCGAGTATCAGTATGCGCTCTGGAGCTCCAGGTTCGCCTACACACTTGAGCGCTAGCTCCACCCCCGGGCGCCGCAGAAACGGTCTCCACGATGTGGACCTCAACACTTTCATTGCCGAGGAGATGGCGCTCCACCTCGACAACGGAACTCGGAAACGAAACTCCGCCCAGTGCAATGATGTCATAACAGACTCGCCCACTCACAAACGCAATAGGATGATCTGAGCTCTTAAAATTAAGAAACCAACAACAGCGCAACAAATGAGAAACATGCCACTCCAGTCATCCTCCCATCAGGaaataaaagcagccaataacAGTGCTCACCACAGCCCAGCACATTTTCTTATTGGCCGAAAGAGCCCAGTGAGGTCATCAGTGGGAGGCAGTACTCAGTGCAGAGGCCTAAGTGCCCTTCCATAGGATTCTGTCTGCAAACACACAACCCACATTCACTATATTGCTGTGTGAGTTGACTGTCTGTGTAAGATTGTGTTGAACTGACACGTGTTTAAACAGAGGAACAAGATACaaattttgtgtgtgcatgttcatAATGAGCTACATTGGTTTGATTGCGTGTCTGTATGTAAGGGTGTATGTGTCTAATTGTATGGGAATACTTGATATGTATGTGAGTGTTAGACAGATGAATTTCGTAttaagagtgtgtttgtgtggtacCTGCCTCTTCCTCCAGCACATGTCACTGCCCCAGCTCTCAGTTACCATGCTGTGGCTTCAAAAGCAACaactattttatttgtaatattattgaCATGGTTattcatgattttttatttttgtttgccttCTCTTAATTCTGCTCTAGTAGCAGGCACAAGTGCTGTGATAGCCATATGTCTGCTGTCATGCAAGTCCCTCAATCACTTGATTTTTCTTAAGTAATAATTTCCTGagcatttctctctctttttcattctTCCTCTGTCTTTTCCACAGCACCTTTGTCTCCAGTGTAACCTTATGTAATGTAAATACCCGTAGGTGCTGACATAGACTTGTGGtacatattgtaaaaaaaaaagaaaagaaaaatgctgtGTAGATACCATTGAATTGTTAATGTACAATACTGATTCTTGCATTAAAGAAATCAAGCTTTTAACTACCTCGTTttctgctacatttgtcatcttGGTCATTGCATGTTGTGAAATGGgactaaaatacaattaaatttaatgtacttaaaattctgtcaaaatgttAGTTACTGTTGAATTGATAGGGCTGTTAATGACAGTGCTTTTGAAATGACTGCCAATACCCATGTGTTTAGCTGTTTCTTGAACATTTTGAAACCGTGTTTGAACACTTAATGAGTTGAATTTACATTAGGAGTGAAAGTCTGGAGAAATTATGCTTCATACAGCccgtatatatattttaacagtcCCAGCAGTTTTACCTATAAAACTGATCAGGACCAAATACAATTGGTGAATTGAGTAGGAGGTTCAGAATCAAGTCTATACAAATCTTGCTGGATtactgctgaaaacaaattaatcaatttttattaaatatctacatgtatggcagccattccattccagtgtctgttgaattcctgcttgaatttttgagccaggagtggcataaattcaCCCAACAGCCATGTGAAAGACTGTCGGAAAGCTTGcgaagacacatgaaagctgtgattgaaaatcagggttcttTCACCAAATATTAACCTGAAACCAAAAGGTTTCTGAACCTTCcccagtaaaaaaaacaaacatttgtattgtgttgtttaaaattaatatgatcattttctttgcattatttgaggtctgaaaacactgcatctttattgttattttgaccaattgttgttttctgtaaataaattctctaaatggaaatatttttatttgggagaaatgttgacaGTAGAttatagaacaaaacaaaaatgttacatcTTACTAAAACACATACCAGTGgtctcttatttttatttttttccggagctatatatactgtgtatatattatatatgtataattatgaaaaaatgacattttgatcTTGTATATCAAGGATATAATGCATTTTTTGAGGCATAaactagaaatataattttttagtaGAGACAAATAGTATAAAACAAATGTACCAAGAGGCATTTATTGTAGTAAGATAGCGAAAAAGAAAGAAGACTGAAAGAGAAAAAGActgtttaaaagtattttgacaccTAGTTGTCAAACATGTCAACAGTTTAATGTGATGACTTCATCTGATATTGATTACTCTGCTATTGGCACACCACTTGAAATGACTTTTGGAACtcgttggttaaaagtaattacaAAAATTGCCCATAAAAGTGAAGTTAATTCTGAGACAACCTCTAACATCACTTGGTTTGACAATCTGTAATCTAATGcaataaaatgaatacatttctacATTTGGCTTCCAAATTGTTCAAGGGCCAAACAAATATTCTAGCTTCGCCATTAATAACAAATTGTCTAAAgtgtgtgtgacgaggaggagggcgtggctgggccgtgatgaTGCACGGCAGGTGTTGTCAGAATCTGAGTTCCCCTCTCGTGCACGCGCATGACGTCAGATGATGAGACGGCGGTACAGCGAGTTTAAAACTCTTTCGTCTACAAAGCcgtttttaatcaatattttccaGGAATTTGTTAATTAAATGCATGAAATTgtga
This genomic window from Xyrauchen texanus isolate HMW12.3.18 chromosome 11, RBS_HiC_50CHRs, whole genome shotgun sequence contains:
- the LOC127651433 gene encoding HUWE1-associated protein modifying stress responses; this translates as MEEKKEEGEAEIQEHGPEHWFSKWERQCLAEAEQEEPSEEETEQSQQKLWHLFQNSATAVAQLYKDRVCQQQGLSLWVPFQNAATAVTNLYKESVDAHQRSYELGIQIGHQRRNKDVLAWVKKRRRTIRREDLISFLCGKVPPPRSSRAPPRLAMVSPSRPASSETSSSVETDLQPFREAIALHGLSGAMASISMRSGAPGSPTHLSASSTPGRRRNGLHDVDLNTFIAEEMALHLDNGTRKRNSAQCNDVITDSPTHKRNRMI